A stretch of Pseudomonas sp. LS.1a DNA encodes these proteins:
- a CDS encoding DUF3077 domain-containing protein, whose amino-acid sequence MDKDTPKEGSNLNVVRAAGRFGNGGAELVQMKPQLPMRTALMEASSIMGCITELTRKAIDRPGDRKVMMQATYYLAGMAKALIDGQLHQLRQARAGEEQP is encoded by the coding sequence ATGGACAAAGACACTCCGAAAGAAGGCAGCAACCTTAATGTCGTGCGCGCAGCGGGCCGTTTTGGCAACGGCGGTGCCGAACTGGTGCAGATGAAACCGCAGCTGCCAATGCGGACGGCGCTGATGGAAGCCTCAAGCATCATGGGCTGCATTACCGAACTCACCCGCAAGGCCATCGACCGGCCTGGCGACCGCAAGGTGATGATGCAGGCCACGTACTATCTGGCAGGTATGGCCAAGGCGTTGATCGACGGCCAGTTGCATCAGTTGCGCCAGGCACGGGCAGGTGAGGAGCAGCCTTAG
- a CDS encoding glutathione S-transferase family protein translates to MLRILGRASSINVRKVLWACAEFEVPFEREDWGAGFKPTDSAEFLALNPNAMIPVIQDGDFTLWESNSIIRYLATRYGATAFYPGEAQARARIDQWIDWQASDLNRSWSYAFMSLVRHSPAHQDPQALAAGCADWARYMHILDRQLAATGAYVAGSQFTLADIPIGLSVNRWFETPFEHPHLPAVRDYYERLSERPAYHLHGRNGTP, encoded by the coding sequence ATGCTACGGATACTGGGCAGAGCCTCTTCCATCAATGTACGAAAAGTCCTGTGGGCGTGCGCCGAGTTCGAGGTTCCGTTCGAGCGCGAAGACTGGGGGGCGGGCTTCAAGCCCACGGACAGCGCCGAGTTCCTTGCGTTGAACCCCAACGCCATGATCCCGGTGATCCAGGATGGCGACTTCACCCTGTGGGAATCCAACAGCATCATCCGCTACCTGGCCACGCGCTACGGCGCCACCGCGTTCTACCCGGGCGAAGCGCAGGCGCGGGCCAGGATCGACCAGTGGATCGACTGGCAGGCCTCGGACCTCAACCGCTCCTGGAGCTACGCGTTCATGTCACTGGTCAGGCACTCGCCCGCCCACCAGGACCCTCAGGCCCTCGCCGCCGGCTGTGCGGACTGGGCGCGCTACATGCACATTCTCGACCGCCAGCTGGCGGCCACCGGTGCCTATGTGGCCGGCAGCCAGTTCACCCTGGCCGACATTCCCATCGGCCTGTCCGTCAACCGCTGGTTCGAAACACCGTTCGAGCACCCGCACCTGCCGGCCGTGCGCGACTATTACGAGCGGTTGAGCGAGCGCCCGGCCTATCACCTGCACGGCCGCAACGGTACGCCGTGA
- a CDS encoding MFS transporter has translation MRINPPLVALAIGAFGIGVTEFAPMGMLPSIATDLGVSIPAAGLLVSAYAIGVLIGAPLMTLATVKVPRRYLLIGLMAIFTLGNLMSALASDYASLLVARVVTSLNHGAFFGIGSIVAASVVPPEKRAGAVAAMFMGLTLATIGGVPLATWFGEMLGWRTAFWGIAGLGLVAMTSLWYALPHVPSPKGDGAMAEIRVLGRGPVLAALLLTVVGSSAMFTVFTYIAPILQSEAAASTTFVTAMLVLFGVGLTLGNVWGGKAADRSIDRTLMLSLAVLIAVLLVFPLVMGWPLPTALAILVWGAASFALVPPLQMRVMEAAKDAPNLASAVNIGAFNLGNAIGAALGGAVINAGLGYSAVSLAGAAMAAVGLVMVLMFAWRGRAVALRDRVAV, from the coding sequence ATGCGTATCAATCCACCGCTTGTCGCACTCGCCATCGGTGCCTTTGGCATCGGTGTCACCGAGTTCGCCCCCATGGGCATGTTGCCCAGCATCGCCACCGACCTTGGCGTCTCAATCCCGGCTGCCGGGCTGTTGGTCAGTGCCTATGCGATCGGTGTGCTGATCGGGGCACCGCTGATGACCCTGGCCACGGTGAAGGTCCCGCGGCGTTACCTGTTGATCGGCCTGATGGCCATCTTCACCCTGGGCAACCTGATGTCGGCCCTGGCCAGCGACTACGCCAGTCTGCTGGTCGCCCGCGTGGTCACCTCGCTCAACCACGGTGCGTTCTTTGGCATCGGCTCGATCGTCGCGGCCAGCGTGGTGCCGCCCGAGAAGCGCGCCGGGGCCGTGGCCGCCATGTTCATGGGGTTGACCCTGGCCACCATCGGCGGTGTGCCGCTGGCGACCTGGTTCGGTGAAATGCTGGGTTGGCGCACGGCATTCTGGGGCATCGCCGGGCTCGGCCTGGTGGCAATGACAAGCCTCTGGTATGCACTGCCCCATGTGCCGTCGCCCAAGGGTGACGGGGCCATGGCCGAAATCCGCGTGCTGGGTCGCGGGCCGGTGCTGGCGGCATTGCTGCTGACCGTGGTGGGCTCCAGCGCGATGTTCACGGTATTCACCTATATCGCGCCGATCTTGCAGAGCGAGGCGGCCGCGTCCACCACCTTCGTCACGGCCATGCTGGTGTTGTTCGGTGTCGGCCTGACCTTGGGCAACGTGTGGGGTGGCAAGGCCGCGGACCGCTCGATCGACCGCACCCTGATGCTGTCACTGGCCGTGCTGATTGCGGTGTTGCTGGTGTTCCCGCTGGTGATGGGCTGGCCGCTGCCGACTGCGCTGGCGATCCTGGTGTGGGGTGCGGCCAGCTTTGCCCTGGTGCCGCCGCTGCAGATGCGGGTGATGGAGGCGGCCAAGGATGCGCCCAACCTGGCGTCGGCGGTGAACATTGGGGCGTTCAACCTGGGTAACGCGATTGGTGCGGCGCTGGGTGGGGCGGTGATCAATGCCGGGCTGGGGTATTCGGCGGTTTCCCTGGCGGGGGCGGCGATGGCGGCGGTTGGATTGGTAATGGTCTTGATGTTTGCCTGGCGTGGGCGGGCGGTGGCGTTGAGGGATCGGGTAGCAGTTTAA
- a CDS encoding LysR substrate-binding domain-containing protein, which produces MDFSGRSGEMEIFAKVAQEGSLSAAARALGLTPSAVSRILARTEQRLGTRLLLRTTRAITLTPEGEAYLRGARRVLADMLEVEEAITDQGVPRGRLRVSAALGHGRLTVVPLLAAFSARYPQVLVDLTLSDEVADILGGQADVALRFGHLPDSSLSARAIGETGQVIVASPAYLARCGTPLVPEDLARHNCLRFNFRRAAPDWPFRRDGQAFSLKVTGNIECSSGEALAQLARLGAGVARIGTFTVADDLASGQLVPLLEAYNPGDREPIHAVFVGGPAMPARVRVFVDFLVEQLSGRSCREEN; this is translated from the coding sequence ATGGACTTCAGTGGAAGATCCGGAGAGATGGAAATATTTGCCAAGGTGGCACAAGAGGGCAGCCTGTCTGCCGCCGCCCGGGCGCTGGGGCTGACGCCTTCGGCGGTCAGCCGCATCCTCGCGCGCACCGAACAGCGGCTGGGCACCCGCCTGCTGCTACGCACCACCCGGGCGATCACTCTCACGCCCGAGGGCGAAGCGTACCTGCGCGGTGCGCGGCGGGTGCTGGCCGACATGCTCGAAGTGGAAGAGGCCATCACCGACCAGGGCGTGCCACGCGGGCGCTTGCGCGTCAGCGCAGCGCTGGGCCATGGCCGGCTGACCGTGGTGCCGTTGCTGGCAGCGTTCAGCGCGCGCTACCCGCAGGTGCTGGTCGACCTTACCCTCAGTGACGAAGTGGCCGACATTCTCGGCGGCCAGGCCGACGTGGCGCTGCGCTTCGGCCACCTGCCGGACAGCTCGTTGAGCGCCCGCGCCATTGGCGAAACCGGCCAGGTGATCGTCGCCTCGCCCGCATACCTGGCGCGCTGTGGGACGCCGCTTGTGCCGGAGGACCTGGCCCGGCACAACTGCCTGCGCTTCAACTTCCGCCGCGCCGCCCCCGACTGGCCATTCCGCCGCGACGGGCAGGCGTTCTCATTGAAGGTGACGGGCAATATCGAATGCAGCAGCGGCGAAGCCCTGGCGCAGTTGGCCAGGCTCGGCGCCGGCGTAGCGCGCATCGGTACCTTTACCGTGGCCGATGACCTGGCCAGCGGTCAGCTGGTGCCGTTGCTGGAGGCGTACAACCCCGGTGATCGGGAGCCGATTCATGCAGTGTTCGTCGGCGGCCCGGCAATGCCGGCGCGGGTGCGGGTGTTCGTGGATTTTCTGGTGGAGCAACTGTCAGGCCGGAGCTGTCGCGAAGAGAACTGA
- a CDS encoding DUF1543 domain-containing protein, whose protein sequence is MLYVVMLGGRHPGAKIEVHDVVFAQADTFEQAYPQLRQAWFGSPRGLHIDSWLEVHGIDGQRIELRQQPPAPGALRLYFINLGGYEREVFGEAHRYLLVTAHNKAEAKALGKQRMQADWLKPHTDALLDVDDCLAIDQVAGQFVHLVEGAHEPVVVRNDYILI, encoded by the coding sequence ATGCTTTACGTCGTCATGCTCGGAGGCCGTCACCCCGGCGCCAAGATCGAAGTCCACGATGTGGTGTTCGCCCAGGCCGACACCTTCGAACAGGCCTACCCGCAATTGCGCCAGGCCTGGTTCGGCAGCCCGCGAGGTTTGCATATCGATTCGTGGCTGGAAGTGCACGGTATCGACGGCCAACGCATCGAACTGCGCCAGCAGCCCCCTGCCCCTGGTGCGCTGCGCCTGTACTTCATCAACCTCGGTGGCTACGAACGCGAGGTATTCGGCGAGGCCCACCGCTACCTGCTGGTCACCGCCCACAACAAGGCCGAGGCCAAGGCCCTGGGCAAGCAACGCATGCAGGCGGACTGGCTGAAGCCGCATACCGATGCCTTGCTGGATGTCGACGATTGCCTGGCGATCGACCAGGTGGCCGGCCAGTTCGTGCACCTGGTCGAAGGCGCACACGAGCCGGTGGTGGTGCGTAACGACTACATCCTGATCTGA
- a CDS encoding 5'-nucleotidase, protein MPYPIEQKLVIGVASSALFDLTVSDDIYQTQGVEAYRQHQQQNLDEPFPKGVAFPFIRRFLSINQAFPEQLPVEVVLLSRNSPETGLRVFRSISHYQLDITRAAFMSGRSPYEYIPAFNASLFLSANEEDVQKAIDADYPAGRVLPTRIYDDEIDTELRVAFDFDGVIADDEAERVYKRDDNLDEFQEHERARKGIPHSPGPLADLYRKLSLIRMLEDRKLAEDPAYKRILRIAIVTARNAPSHERVVTTLKDWGVSPDECFFLGGMEKPRVLSILKPHVFFDDQRSHLQSPAGDLPMVHVPFGVANRERSAADSALDVPAPTSIAPI, encoded by the coding sequence ATGCCCTACCCCATCGAACAGAAACTGGTCATTGGCGTTGCTTCGAGTGCGCTGTTCGACCTCACCGTCTCGGACGACATCTACCAGACCCAGGGCGTCGAGGCTTACCGCCAGCATCAGCAGCAGAACCTGGACGAACCGTTCCCCAAGGGCGTGGCGTTCCCGTTCATTCGCCGCTTCCTGAGCATCAACCAGGCCTTCCCCGAGCAGTTGCCGGTGGAGGTGGTGCTGCTGTCGCGCAATTCGCCGGAAACCGGCCTGCGGGTGTTTCGCTCGATCAGCCACTACCAGCTGGACATCACCCGCGCGGCGTTCATGTCGGGCCGCTCGCCCTACGAGTACATCCCGGCGTTCAATGCCTCGCTGTTCCTCAGCGCCAACGAGGAGGATGTGCAGAAAGCCATCGACGCCGACTACCCGGCCGGGCGGGTGCTGCCGACACGCATCTACGATGACGAGATCGACACCGAACTGCGGGTGGCCTTCGACTTTGACGGGGTGATTGCCGATGACGAGGCCGAGCGCGTGTACAAGCGCGACGACAACCTGGACGAGTTTCAGGAGCACGAGCGGGCGCGCAAGGGCATCCCGCATTCGCCGGGGCCGTTGGCGGACCTGTACCGCAAGCTTTCGCTGATTCGCATGCTCGAGGACCGCAAGTTGGCCGAGGACCCGGCGTACAAACGGATTCTGCGGATTGCGATCGTGACAGCGCGCAATGCGCCTTCGCATGAGCGGGTGGTGACGACGTTGAAGGACTGGGGCGTATCGCCGGACGAGTGCTTCTTTTTGGGCGGGATGGAAAAGCCCAGGGTGTTGTCGATCCTGAAACCGCATGTGTTCTTTGATGACCAGCGCAGCCATTTGCAGTCGCCGGCGGGGGATTTGCCGATGGTGCACGTGCCGTTTGGGGTGGCGAATCGCGAGCGCTCGGCAGCGGACTCTGCGCTCGACGTGCCTGCTCCCACTTCGATCGCACCGATTTGA
- a CDS encoding OmpA/MotB family protein, with amino-acid sequence MKDKPNEWVSIADLMAGVMAVVMLLLVMAVLQKSYSDLKYQQEQAQSSASQRQKVEQLLGALQDSLNSTAGASLVALDLGAQKLTLRDGVFGRGSACITEQSREAFQSIEAAVTQFLAQFRGAQVYIEGHTDNLPVLRPVTNFEANCTVYDDNFTLSAARAREARKLIVGNLDPVTARRVVVAGYGDSQPIPGIAPEDAQQRRIEVRWITPEEPKPGPNLAK; translated from the coding sequence ATGAAAGATAAACCGAATGAATGGGTTTCCATTGCCGACCTGATGGCTGGGGTCATGGCCGTGGTCATGTTGTTGCTGGTGATGGCGGTGTTGCAGAAGAGCTATTCGGACCTCAAGTATCAACAGGAACAGGCTCAGAGCAGTGCCAGCCAGCGGCAGAAAGTCGAGCAGTTGCTCGGCGCGCTGCAGGACTCGCTCAATAGTACTGCCGGTGCCAGCCTGGTGGCCCTTGACCTGGGCGCACAGAAACTGACACTGCGTGACGGGGTGTTCGGTCGCGGCAGTGCATGCATCACCGAGCAGTCCCGCGAAGCCTTCCAGAGCATCGAGGCGGCGGTAACGCAGTTTCTGGCACAGTTTCGGGGTGCGCAGGTGTACATTGAAGGCCACACCGACAACTTGCCAGTGCTGCGACCGGTGACAAACTTCGAAGCCAATTGCACGGTCTACGACGACAATTTCACGCTTTCTGCTGCCCGTGCTCGTGAAGCGCGCAAACTAATCGTCGGTAATCTTGATCCTGTTACTGCAAGACGTGTGGTAGTGGCAGGTTATGGCGACTCACAGCCCATCCCGGGCATAGCGCCGGAGGATGCACAGCAGCGCCGTATCGAAGTCCGCTGGATTACCCCGGAAGAGCCAAAGCCCGGGCCCAATCTGGCGAAATGA
- a CDS encoding ATP-binding protein, whose amino-acid sequence MKDDLVLPAKTRLQLDECLARLRFHRTIYQDWGFAAVDPMGMTAILNFYGPPGTGKTLCAEALAGQLGLPFMALGIAELESKFMGDTARNIQAAFAQATETGALLFFDEADTLLGKRLSSVTQGVDNEVNAMRSTLLIELERYEGIVVFATNFPGNYDEAFRSRIGYHIEFNLPDLAAREQLWSRFLVEQIPLGSPRDLLLSEAAMQSEGLSGREIRTCMRLALPKVLLAAEQEGGPAQLQMAHIQQAIDEVQTAQRQVAIPNTHATKDAKRAKALLGID is encoded by the coding sequence TTGAAAGATGACCTGGTGCTGCCGGCCAAGACACGGCTACAGCTGGACGAATGTCTGGCGCGCCTGCGCTTTCATCGCACCATCTACCAGGATTGGGGCTTCGCCGCAGTCGACCCGATGGGCATGACTGCCATCCTCAACTTCTATGGCCCACCGGGTACAGGAAAAACCCTGTGCGCTGAAGCGTTGGCGGGTCAGCTTGGGTTACCGTTCATGGCGCTGGGCATTGCCGAACTGGAAAGCAAGTTCATGGGCGATACCGCACGCAATATCCAGGCTGCGTTCGCCCAGGCGACCGAGACCGGCGCCCTGTTGTTTTTCGATGAAGCCGATACCTTGCTCGGCAAGCGTTTGTCTTCGGTTACCCAGGGTGTCGATAACGAGGTCAATGCGATGCGCTCGACGCTGTTGATCGAGCTTGAGCGCTATGAAGGGATTGTTGTTTTCGCCACCAACTTTCCTGGCAATTACGATGAGGCATTTCGCAGCCGAATCGGCTATCACATCGAATTCAACCTTCCAGACCTGGCCGCCCGCGAGCAGTTGTGGTCGCGCTTTCTGGTCGAGCAGATCCCCTTGGGTTCACCCCGCGATTTGCTGTTGAGCGAAGCGGCCATGCAATCCGAGGGGCTGTCCGGACGAGAGATCCGCACCTGCATGCGCCTGGCGTTACCCAAGGTCCTGCTGGCTGCTGAGCAGGAAGGCGGTCCGGCGCAATTGCAGATGGCCCATATTCAGCAGGCCATCGACGAAGTGCAGACCGCCCAACGGCAGGTCGCCATCCCGAATACCCACGCTACCAAGGATGCCAAGCGGGCCAAGGCCCTGCTGGGTATCGACTGA
- a CDS encoding ubiquinol-cytochrome C chaperone family protein, translating to MESEIDINGDTELLQLLSDADPADVSVLVDFLTDSGKGRLSMASEVRAALESAKRKSKFSRGVLLLLIRELQHYGGNSIVNLFRRNGVPYAEIVADVLSHVGGTSSKDEPAASLELKVLEKLLSQAWEKMSPQEQADFSKGFQNDTGVLGISYAAIQAAIRRGGPAAVQAALLANNAFARLAMGGALAAGANIIAGRAAGLAFGPVGVALTGIAGAHTLASQAYRVTVPCVVQIAYIRQKNAQVTCPACHAGSVRGTKFCSECGTALVQ from the coding sequence ATGGAAAGCGAGATTGACATCAACGGGGACACCGAGCTTTTGCAGTTGCTCAGTGACGCCGATCCCGCCGATGTGTCCGTTCTGGTCGACTTCTTGACCGACTCCGGCAAGGGGCGGTTGTCGATGGCAAGTGAAGTCCGAGCAGCACTTGAGTCGGCGAAAAGAAAGAGCAAGTTTTCCCGAGGCGTGCTGTTGCTACTGATTCGTGAGCTTCAGCACTATGGCGGGAACAGCATCGTCAACCTGTTTCGCCGCAATGGGGTTCCTTATGCCGAGATCGTTGCCGATGTGCTTAGCCATGTGGGCGGAACGAGCAGCAAGGACGAGCCGGCGGCGAGCCTGGAACTCAAGGTGCTGGAGAAATTGCTCTCTCAGGCCTGGGAGAAGATGTCGCCGCAAGAACAGGCCGATTTCTCCAAGGGCTTCCAGAACGACACAGGTGTGCTGGGCATATCGTACGCCGCGATTCAGGCAGCCATACGGCGCGGCGGGCCTGCCGCCGTACAGGCCGCGCTTCTGGCAAACAATGCGTTCGCCCGGTTGGCAATGGGCGGGGCTTTGGCCGCTGGTGCCAACATCATCGCGGGGCGTGCAGCCGGGTTGGCATTTGGCCCTGTGGGGGTGGCGCTGACGGGTATTGCAGGGGCTCACACACTGGCGAGCCAGGCCTACCGGGTAACGGTGCCGTGCGTGGTGCAGATTGCCTACATTCGGCAGAAGAATGCACAGGTCACTTGCCCCGCTTGCCATGCGGGTAGTGTCCGGGGCACTAAATTCTGCAGCGAATGCGGCACAGCCTTGGTGCAATGA